The genome window TCCAGAGCCGGCTGGCGTTCGAGACCAGGTGCTCGGCGAAGGAGAGGGTCCCTTCAATGTCGAACTCGTCGATTTTCACGTCGTAGAGGTCGAGGTCGGCCAGGGTCAGCTCCTCCTCCACGCGGCCCAGGTGCCGCTGGTAGGTCTCCTTGTCGAGAGCGTTCTCGTAGAGGTACGCCTCGACCACCCGCTCCTTCCGACGCCGTAGGTCGTCGATCCGCCGCTCGATGGCGGTGCGGCGATCGACGACGTCCTTCCGCTCCCCGTTCCAGCGGTCGAGAACCGCCGCCGACAGGAGCTTCAGAACCTCTTCCTTGGGTCGCAGGTCGTCGAGGAGCTGCACGAAGCGCTCCTCGAGCACCGCCTTGCGGACGTTGAGCCCCTTGCAGCCGACGCAGTTGTAGTAGGGGTAGCTCGCGGTCTTTCCCCGTGACCAGCCTCCGGTCAGCGGCCGGCCGCAGACGCCGCAGCGGACGAACCGGCGCAGCGGGAAGTCGGGGTGATTGCGGCGATAGGCCGTGATCGGCGCCCGGGTTTCCGAGAGATGAAGCTGGGCGCGGCCGAAGGTGTCCTCGTCGACCAGGGGCTGGAAGTCGCCCGCGGTGTCGAGATCCCACTTCTCGATCCGGACCCGCCCGAAGTAGATCGGGTTGTGCAGGATCTTGTGGAGCATCGACAGGGAGATCGCCTGGCCCCTCCGGCCGCGGAGTCCCCGCACCCGCATCTCGTCGAGGACGTCCGACAGCTCGCAGAGTCCGGAGGCGGCCAGCTCGAACGCCTTGCGGATGAGTGGCGCGACCTCCGGGTCAGGCTCGATGGTCTTCGTCCCGTTTGGCTTGAGCGCCTTG of Thermoanaerobaculia bacterium contains these proteins:
- a CDS encoding zinc ribbon domain-containing protein, yielding MYFGRVRIEKWDLDTAGDFQPLVDEDTFGRAQLHLSETRAPITAYRRNHPDFPLRRFVRCGVCGRPLTGGWSRGKTASYPYYNCVGCKGLNVRKAVLEERFVQLLDDLRPKEEVLKLLSAAVLDRWNGERKDVVDRRTAIERRIDDLRRRKERVVEAYLYENALDKETYQRHLGRVEEELTLADLDLYDVKIDEFDIEGTLSFAEHLVSNASRLWIQAGLDQRQRLQKVFFPEGVTFDGKEFRTPLTCPYFNNFEGTSGSGERLVARTGFEPVLPA